The nucleotide sequence CGTGGAAGAGCAGGGTGAAGCGCCCGCCTGCCTTGCGGAGCGCACCCACGGCCGCGACCAGTGCGGGCTCGTTCCACTCGTGCACGATGACGAGGTCCGCGTCGCCGACCAGTTCCTCGACGTCATTGCCCGGCGCATATTCGTGCGTGACGTCGGCAAGATCGGGATAGGCTGCGCGATAGGCAGCGAGCCCTTCATCGCCGGCGTCGGCGCGCAGATTGGCGAGGCTCCAGGCACCGCTCGGCTCCAGCGAGCGGACCTGGTGCCCGCGCGCCTTCAGCTCGCGCAGCACGCCGCGCAGGAAATGCGCGTTGCCGTGGTTCCAGCAGCTCAGCAGGGAATGGGTGAAGTAGACGATCCTCACGCCGCGACCCGCTCCTGTTGCGGCTCGGCGAGGAGCTGGCGGTAGAGGCCGAGCATGGCTTCGGCCGTACGGTCGGGCGTGAAACGCGCGGCCCGCAATCGGGCGGCGTCGCCGAGGCGGGCGCGTTCTTCGGGAAGCGCGACTAGCCGGTCGACCGCCGCCGCGATGGCATGCTCGTCGAGGGGATCGACGAACAGCGCCGCGCCCTCCCAAAGCTCATGGAACACCGGGCAGTCGGCGAGCACGAGGGCGCAGCCGGCCTGTGCCGCCTCCAGCACCGCAAGCCCGAACGGCTCGTAGAGCGCTACCGACACGAACAAGGGGCGTTTCAGCAGGAGTTCTCCGAGGTCCGCCGCGGGCAGGTTGCCAACTGCTCTCGCGTGGCTGAGACAAAGGCGGCTTCCGTCCGGTCCCTCGCTTGGCCCGGCGGCAAGGAAGGGAATGCCGGACAGCGCCGCAGCGCGATCGAAGGCAGCGACATTCTTGCCCGCGTCCCACAGCCGTCCGGCGGTCAGCGCGACGTCGAACGGCTGCCGTGCCGTATGCCCGACATTGGCAAGGCGCCCGTTGGCGACGGTCAGCGGCGGCTCGGGCAGGCGATAGGCCTTCTGCACGGCACGGGCGAAACTCTCGGACGGAGCGACCGACACGTCGCTGCGGCCAAGGCCCTCGCGAACGAGATTGCTCCGCCAGGCAAGGTCGTCGGGCAGCGCTTCACCGCCATGCACCGCTTCCCACCAGGTAGCGACGCAACTGTGGACCACGCTGATCGCCGGGACCGGATAGCAGACGGAGGCAAGCGCCGGCGTGTGCAGCTGGACGAGATCGGCCTGGCCCATCTCCGCCAGATGGGCGAGCACATGGCCGGCCTCGCGCACGTCGCGCTCGCTCGCCGCGGTCCAGTCGAGCGGCAGGCCGGTGTCGATGATCTGGAGGCCCGGCACGGCCGCCGCTTCGGTCAGCTGATCGGAGCTTGGCGACGGCCCCAGAACCGCCAGCAGCACCACCATGTCCTCGGCAGCGGCGAGGGAGCGAGCGAGGTCGATCGAGTAGGTCCATACCCCGCCGACGGCATCGGTGGAGAGCAGCAGCCGCCGCCGCTTCATGCGGGGACCTTGAGCCTGATGGGATCGCGAACCAGGCCGCGCTCCGACGCGAGCCAGTCCGCCAGCGCCGTCACGCCCTCGCGCCAGCCACGCGCCCGGCCGAGGCCAAGTTCGGCGCGGATGGCCCGCGTGTCGGCGACGAAGTAGCGCTGGTCGCCTGCGCGCCAGTCGTCGTAACGGACGTCCGGCTCGCGCCCGGTCAGTTCGGCGATGTGGCGCATGAGCTGGCGCAGCGACACCGCATTGGCCGGCCCTCCACCCAAGTTGAAGGCGCGCCCGGCGACCCGGTCGATCTGCTTCCAGACGGCCATGTAGGCGTCGACCGCGTCGCCGATATCGAGGATGTCGCGCACCTGGCAGCCGTCGCCATAGAGGGTGATCGGCTGGTCGTTGAGGGCACGGATGAGGAAATGGGCGACCCAGCCCTGGTCCTCGGTCCCCATCTGCCGCTGCCCGTAGATGCAGCTCATGCGGACTACCGCTGCGGGCAGTGCGAAGCTGCGCGCATAATCGAGCACATACTGGTCGGCGGCGCCCTTGGAGCAGCCGTAGGGCGTGTGGAAGTCAAGCGGCCGCGCCTCGCCGATGCCGTGGGCGCGGACCTCGGGATCGACCGGCTCGTAGCGATCCTCCTCGAGCTTGAACACGAGGTCGGCGAGGTCGCCGTACACCTTGTTGGTCGATGCGAAGACAACGGGGATGCGGCGGCCAGAAGTGCGCAGCGCGTCCAGCAGGTGAAGGGTGCCGCGCACGTTAATGTCGAAGTCTTCGCGCGGGGTGACGAGGCTGGTGGTGACCGCCACCTGCGCGGCCATGTGGAAGACGGCTTCGGCTTCCGTCGCGGCGGCCGCGACTGAGTCTTCGTCGCGTACATCGCCGAGGGTGAAGCTGATCCGCCGGCCGTGCTTCTGCTTCAGCCAGTCGAGGTTGCGTTCGACACCAGGCCGCGACAGCGCGTCGAAGACATGCACGTCGTGCCCCTCGGCGGCGAGCCGGTCGGCGATGTTGCTGCCGATGAAGCCAGCGCCGCCGGTTACCAGCACCGGCCGGCCCCTCAGGAGCGCCGGCCCGCTCACGCGACCAGCCCCCGCGCCTCAAGCTCCGCCTTGGCAGCGTCCACCCGATCCACCGCCGTCTGCCCGGCGACCCATTCGGCGAGTTCGGCGAGGCCTTCGCCGAAGTCCTTGGCGGCGCGGAAGCCGAGGCGGTCGGCGGCGAGCGTGCCGTCGCAGAAGCAGTGGCGGATGTCGCCGATGCGGCCCTTGCCGGCGATCTCGGGCTCGAGATCGTCCTTGCCGAGCGCCTTGGCGAGCGCCTGGCCGACTTCCCGCACCGAGCGGTCGTGGCCCGAGCCGATGTTGAACACGCCGCCGGCCGCCTGTGGCAGTTCCAGCGCGTCGGCGAAGGCGCGGGCGACGTCCGTCACATGGACGAAGTCGCGGCGCTGCTCGCCATCCTCGAAGATGACCGGCCGCTGGTCGTTCAGCAGCCGCGACGAGAAGATCGCCAGCACGCCGGTGTAGGGGTTGGAGAGCGCCTGGCCGGGCCCGTAGACGTTGAACAGGCGCAGGCAGACGCCTTCCATGCCGTAGGCGCCGGCGATGATGAGGGTGGTGCGCTCCTGCACGTATTTGCCGAGCGCATAGATGGAGGCGAGGTCCGGGCGCTTCCATTCGGGCGTCGGCACCGGGGTCAGCGGCCGGCCCTGCTGGTCGAGCGGCTCCCAGCTCTGGCCCTGGCCGGCGCGGGCGCTGCGCTCGGCATCCTGCACGTGACGACCGTCGGCGTCGCGGTAGAGGCCTTCGCCATAGATGCTCATCGACGAGGCGGTGACGATCCGGCGCACCGGCTTCTCGATCAACTGCTCCATCAGCACCGCGGTGCCGAGGTCGTTGCCGCTGGTGTAGCGCTCGATCTCGTACATCGACTGGCCGACCCCGACTTCCGCGGCGAGGTTGATGACGCTGTCGGCGCCCGAGAGCGCCTTGCTGACAATGTCGCGGTTGCGGACGTCCCCGACCAGCAGCTCGACGTCGGCGGGCAGGAGCCTGGATCCGTCCACCTCGCCGTGGACCTGCTCGATCAGGCTGTCGAGGACGCGGACCTTGTGGCCGCGAGCGAGAAGTTCATTGCAGACCGAGCGGCCGATGAAGCCGGCCCCGCCGGTAACCAGGACAGTTTCGCCCAACGCGCGATCCTCGAGACTTTCGGGAACGGCCCATTCCGGCCTTCCTTCCGGCTCCTCAATGAAGGATCATCTTGTTTGTTCCCGCCATTGCCAGCGAACTTTAGTTGTCTCGCAGTCGAAAGTAAGCCCACAACTTGCCGCCTTGTTGAAACGGTAGCGAAACTACTTTGTTTCGCCTGCGAATTAGGATCGTGAAAGGAACAAAGCTTCAGTGCCGCTGTTGAGCAGCCGTAACAAGAGGGGTTTTCGTGCCAATCGTCCATCTGCTTCGCCACGGCGCTCACGACGACTTGGGGCTTCGCCTCACTGGTCGTGCCCCTGATGGCGGGTTGAGCGCCCTCGGGCGCACGCAGGCGGTCGCGGCCGCGCGCAGGCTGCAGGCCGATCCCCCCGCTGCCGTCTATGCAAGCCCTCGCCGGCGCACGATGGAAACGGCCTCCATCGTCGCCGAGCATCTCGGCCTCGAGGTCATGGAGGCGCCCGCGCTCGACGAGATCGACTTCGGCGAATGGACCGGGCGGAGCTTCCTCCAGCTCCACGACGATCCGCGCTGGGCGGTCTGGAACAGCCGCCGGAGTGAGGCGCGCTGCCCGGGCGGGGAAACGATGGCCGAAGCTCAGGCGCGCGCGCTGGCCTTCGCCTTCGAAGTGGCGGCCACGCACGACGGGCCTGCCCTTCTTGTCACCCATTGCGACGTCATCCGCGCCCTCCATTGCTGGTCCGAGCGGCGCTCGCTCGACAGCATCCTCGATACGCAATGCGAGCCCGGCAGCCTGTCGGTCCTCGCCCTCGCCGCCGACAGGCAGGCGGCCTGATGCTGGATGCAAAGGACCGGCCGCTGGTGAAGGCGGAGATCGAACGGCGGGTGGCGGAGCTCGGGCCGTGGTTCCACGACCTCGATCTTGCCGGCGTGCGCACCGCGCCCGACCACTTCCTGTGGCGCTATCCCGAGAACAAGTTCAAGCGCTTCCGCCACGTCATTCCCGAGGACCTGACCGGCAAGAGCGTGCTCGACATCGGCTGCAACGCCGGTTTCTACAGCTTCGAGATGAAGCGCCGCGGCGCGGAGCGTGTGCTCGGCATCGACCATGACGAGCGCTATCTCGAGCAGGCCCGCTACGCCGCCTCCGTGCTCGGCCTGCGCGACATCGAGTTCCGGCGCGCGGAAGTGTGGGACGTCGGTGCGCTCGGCGAGCGCTTCGACCTCGTCATCTTCATGGGCGTGCTCTACCACCTGCGCCACCCGCTGCTGGCGCTCGACCTCATCCACGAGCATGTCGCCCGCGACCTGCTGCTGTTCCAGTCGCTGCAGGCGGGGGCCGAGGGCATGTTCGAGCCGGACGCCGACTACGACTTCTTCGACGGAAAGAAGGAGTTCGATCGGGCGGAGTGGCCCAAGCTCCATTTCGTCGAACAGCGCTACGCCAATGATCCCACCAACTGGTGGGTACCGAACGAGGCCGCCAGCGCCGGCATGCTCCGCGCCGCCGGCTTCGCCATCCTCGAGCATCCCGAGCCCGAAGTGTTTCTCTGCCGCCGCGGCGAAGGTCCGGCGAGCGGCGCCGTTTATCCCGCGAAAGGAAGTGCCGCTTGATCGAAGCCGCGATGATCTGGAACGAGCCCAACAACAAGTCACATTGGGACCCGGTGATCGATCCCGACTGGTCGCGCTTCGCCGAGATGGGCAAGCTCGCCGCACGCGCCATCCGCGAGGTCAATCCGGCAGTGAAGCGCGTGCTCGGCGGCATCTCGCCGATCGATCCCGCCTTCATCCAGCGGCTCGCCGGACATGGCCTGATCGACGAACTGGACGTCATCGCCGTGCACGGCTTCCCGCTCGACTGGAACCTGTGGAACATCAACGAGTGGCCGCGCCGGATCGACGAGATCCAGGCGGTCGTCCCCGACCACGAACTCTGGGTAACCGAAGTCGGGGTGGGCTCGTTCGGCGCCGAGGAAGTGCAGGAGTTCGGCGTTCGTCGGACGGCCGAGTTGCTGCGCGGCAAGGTCGACCGAATCTTCTGGTATTCGCTCTATGACCTGCCGCAGGCGTGGGAGGCGACCACCCGCCACCGTGAGGCCGAGGGTTCGTCCTACTACCGCCATTTTTACATGGGGCTGCTGAAGGAGGACGGGACTCCCAAGCTCGGCCTGAAGGCCTTCAAGGAACATGGCGCCGGACTCGGGCTGATGCAGTGGTTCCATTACGAGGATCACCGGCTGCACGATGCCGTGGCGTGGCTGAAGCGCCTCGGCGTCACCAAGCTGCGCACCGGGCTGAGCTGGGCCGACCGCTTCCGGCCCAATGCGCTCGACTGGTTCGACCGGCAGATGGAGGCGCTGGCCGACTTCGACACGACCGTCACCTTCTGCTTCACGCCCGAGCATCTGGGGATCGAGCCCCACCACACCAGCCCGCCGCGCGATCCGCAGGGCTTTGCCGATTTCTGTGCCGAGATGATCGACCGCTACGCGCCCGCTTCGGCGAACGCCCGGCCGGCGCTGGCGGCCGCCGAGTAGAAGGGAAGAGGCCATGGAGCCGAACATCAACATCGCCATCGCCGGCATCGGCAACTGCGCCTCAAGCCTGGTCCAGGGCATCGCTTATTATCAGAACGGCGGCTCCAACGAGCAGATCGGGCTGATGCACTGGGATCTCGGCGGCTACCGGCCCAAGCATCTCAAGGTCGTCGCGGCCTGGGACGTCGATAGCCGCAAGGTCGGCAAGGACGTCAACGAGGCGATCTTCTCCGCCCCCAACAACACGCAGGTCTTCTGCGACCACGTGCCGCCGACCGGTGCCCGGGTCCGCATGGGCAAGCGCCTCGACGGGGTCGCGCCGCACATGGCCGACTATCCGCCCGAGCGCAGCTTCATGCTGGCCGAGGATGCCGAGCCGAGCCGCGAGGACGTGGTCAAGGTGCTGCGCGACACGAACGCGCACGTGCTGATGAACTATCTTCCGGTCGGCAGCCAGGAAGCGACGGAATTCTACGCCGAATGCGCGCTCGAGGCGGGAGTCGCCTTCGTCAACTGCATCCCGGTGTTCATCGCGTCGGACGAGAATTGGGCGAAGCGCTTTCGCGATGCGAACGTCCCGATCATCGGCGACGACATCAAGGCGCAGCTGGGCGCGACCATCGTCCACCGCGTGCTGACCGATCTGTTCGCCAAGCGCGGCGTGCGGCTCGACCGCACCTACCAGCTCAACACCGGCGGCAACACCGACTTCCTCAACATGCTCGAGCGCTCGCGCCTCAAGCACAAGAAGGAGTCCAAGACCGAGGCGGTGCAGGCGGTGGCCGAGCGGCGGCTGGAAGATGAGAATATCCACGTCGGGCCGTCGGACTATGTCGCCTGGCAGAAGGACAACAAGGTCTGCTTCCTGCGCATGGAAGGCCGGATGTTCGGCAACGTGCCGATGAACATCGAGCTTCGCCTGAGCGTCGAGGACAGCCCGAACAGCGCGGGCGTGGCGATCGACATGATCCGCTGCGCCAAGCTCGCGCTCGACCGCGGAGAGGGCGGGCCGATCGAGGCACCGGCGGCCTATTTCTGCAAGCATCCGCCGGTCCAGATGACCGACGATGAGGCCGACCTCGCGACGGAGGCGTTCATCCGCGGTGAGCCCAAGCCAGGCAGACGAGTCCACTAGACCCACGCCGACGGTCCGTCCGGAGGACGGGCTGGCCTCGGCGCTGACGCGCAACATCGCGGCCCTCGCCGAGCGGCGGCAGGCCGAGGAGGCGCGTGCCGGGACCGACCAGCGGGTCGCCCGCGCCATCACCCGCTTCGCCGGATCGATGGTGTTCGTCTGGCTTCACGTGACGCTGGTCGTCGGATGGATTGCGATCAACCTCGGCTGGACTCCGCTGAGGCCATTCGACCCGACCTTCGTCATCCTCGCGACCTTCGCCTCGGTCGAGGCGATCTTCATCTCGACCTTCATCCTCATCGCCCAGAACCGGGCGGCCGAGGTGGCCGACCGGCGGGCGAGCCTCGACCTTCAGATCAGCCTCCTGTCCGAGCATGAGGTGACCCAGCTGATCCGCCTCGTCACCCGGATCGCGGACCATCTCGGGATCGAGGAGGCGTCCGATCCCGAGCTTGCCGAACTGCAGCGGACGGTCGCTCCGGAAGCGGTGCTCGAGCGGATCGAGGAAGCGGAGGAGGAATAGGGGGAAACGCAAAAAAGCATGGTCGTCCAGTTCATCCAGTTCCGCGCCTCGCCCGATTGTTCGTACGGCGAGGAGGGTTGCTCGGGGAAGTGGACGAGCATGGCCCTTCATAACCAAATAGGACGCTTTTGGCAAGTGTTCGCCGATAGCTGTTGGCACCGTGCGGCCGGCCGGGCGAGGTGTCGGCCCTCATGCGCGAAGTGGATTGCTTCGTCGCTGCGCACCTCGCAATGACGGGACATGGAGCTGACGACCTTTCTTCGCCACCTGTCCGCCACTGCCCGTTCGGTCACCCTCGGTGCACCGGTGCCGGACGCCGACAACAAGGCGGGGGCGGGCGCCTATGATCCGGTCACCGAGATCGACCGGGCGGCCGAGCGGGCGCTCCGGACGGCGATCGAGGAAGCGTTTCCGCAGGACGGGATCGAGGGCGAGGAATATGGGCTGGTCCGGGCGGAGGCGCCGCGGCGCTGGCTGCTAGATCCGGTCGACGGCACGCGCGCGCTCATCTGCGGGCTGCCGAGCTGGACGACCCTGGTCGCGCTGGTCGAGGAGGGCGAGCCGACCGCCGGCTTCATCGATGCCCCGGCGCTCGGCGAACTGATGATCGGGCTTCCGGGCGCGACGATGCTCAACGACAGGCCCGTGCGCGTGTCGGGCTGCGCGACGCTGGCCGACGCGCGCCTGTCGTCGACCGATCCCTATCTCTTCGCCGGCGCCGAGGCCGCGGCATTCGACCGGGTGCGCCGGGCCGTGCGGCTGACGCGCTTCGGCTATGACGCGCTCGCCTATGCACGGCTTGCCGCCGGCCACCTCGACCTCGTCGTCGAGAGCGGATTGCACCGCCACGACTGGGCGGCGCTTGTCCCCGTGGTGCGCGGCGCGGGCGGCATCATCGGCGACTGGGAGGGCGGCAGCGACTTCTCGCAAGGGCGCATCGTCGCCGCGGCCTCGACCGCGCTCTACGAACAAGCGGTCGCGCAACTGCGATAATCGCGGCGTTTCGCAAGCCCCGGTTCCGGCCGGCGTTCCACGGGAGCGCCGGGCGCAGGCAAGTTGCTGTTGCCGTGCGCCGATCCCCCGCTAAGCTGCCGGACGTGCCAGGTCTTCAGCTTCGCGGCGTATCCAAGTCATTCAAGGGGACGCATGTCCTCGATGCGGTCGACCTCGACGTCGCGCCGCGCGAGTTCATCGCCTTCCTCGGACCATCGGGATCGGGCAAGACCACGCTGCTGCGCATCATCGCGGGGCTGGAGACGGCCGACGCGGGCGAAGTGATCCTCGAGGACCGACGCATCGAAAATCTGGCGCCGGGCGACCGCGACGTCGCCATGGTCTTCCAGTCCTACGCCCTCTATCCGCACATGAGCGTGCGGGAGAATATGGCGTTCGGGCTCCGCAACGCGAAGGTGCCGCAGGGCGAGATCGATGCGCTAATCGCGGACGCAGCCCGGGTGCTGGAGATCGAGCCGTTGCTCGACCGCAAGCCGGCGCAGTTGTCGGGCGGCCAGCGTCAGCGGGTCGCGATCGGGCGGGCGATCGTCAAGAAGCCCAAGCTGTTCCTGCTCGACGAGCCGCTCTCCAACCTGGACGCGGCGCTGCGCCTGCGTACCCGGGTCGAGCTGGCCCAGTTGCGCAGCCGGGTGGATGCGGGCGTCATCATGGTCACGCACGACCAGGCCGAGGCGATGACGCTGGCCGACCGCATCGTCGTGTTCAACGACCGGCGCATCCAGCAGGTGGCGGCGCCGATGGACATCTACCTGCGGCCGGCGAACAGG is from Sphingomonas sp. LHG3406-1 and encodes:
- a CDS encoding glycosyltransferase family 4 protein translates to MKRRRLLLSTDAVGGVWTYSIDLARSLAAAEDMVVLLAVLGPSPSSDQLTEAAAVPGLQIIDTGLPLDWTAASERDVREAGHVLAHLAEMGQADLVQLHTPALASVCYPVPAISVVHSCVATWWEAVHGGEALPDDLAWRSNLVREGLGRSDVSVAPSESFARAVQKAYRLPEPPLTVANGRLANVGHTARQPFDVALTAGRLWDAGKNVAAFDRAAALSGIPFLAAGPSEGPDGSRLCLSHARAVGNLPAADLGELLLKRPLFVSVALYEPFGLAVLEAAQAGCALVLADCPVFHELWEGAALFVDPLDEHAIAAAVDRLVALPEERARLGDAARLRAARFTPDRTAEAMLGLYRQLLAEPQQERVAA
- a CDS encoding SDR family NAD(P)-dependent oxidoreductase, translated to MSGPALLRGRPVLVTGGAGFIGSNIADRLAAEGHDVHVFDALSRPGVERNLDWLKQKHGRRISFTLGDVRDEDSVAAAATEAEAVFHMAAQVAVTTSLVTPREDFDINVRGTLHLLDALRTSGRRIPVVFASTNKVYGDLADLVFKLEEDRYEPVDPEVRAHGIGEARPLDFHTPYGCSKGAADQYVLDYARSFALPAAVVRMSCIYGQRQMGTEDQGWVAHFLIRALNDQPITLYGDGCQVRDILDIGDAVDAYMAVWKQIDRVAGRAFNLGGGPANAVSLRQLMRHIAELTGREPDVRYDDWRAGDQRYFVADTRAIRAELGLGRARGWREGVTALADWLASERGLVRDPIRLKVPA
- a CDS encoding NAD(P)-dependent oxidoreductase translates to MGETVLVTGGAGFIGRSVCNELLARGHKVRVLDSLIEQVHGEVDGSRLLPADVELLVGDVRNRDIVSKALSGADSVINLAAEVGVGQSMYEIERYTSGNDLGTAVLMEQLIEKPVRRIVTASSMSIYGEGLYRDADGRHVQDAERSARAGQGQSWEPLDQQGRPLTPVPTPEWKRPDLASIYALGKYVQERTTLIIAGAYGMEGVCLRLFNVYGPGQALSNPYTGVLAIFSSRLLNDQRPVIFEDGEQRRDFVHVTDVARAFADALELPQAAGGVFNIGSGHDRSVREVGQALAKALGKDDLEPEIAGKGRIGDIRHCFCDGTLAADRLGFRAAKDFGEGLAELAEWVAGQTAVDRVDAAKAELEARGLVA
- a CDS encoding histidine phosphatase family protein — protein: MPIVHLLRHGAHDDLGLRLTGRAPDGGLSALGRTQAVAAARRLQADPPAAVYASPRRRTMETASIVAEHLGLEVMEAPALDEIDFGEWTGRSFLQLHDDPRWAVWNSRRSEARCPGGETMAEAQARALAFAFEVAATHDGPALLVTHCDVIRALHCWSERRSLDSILDTQCEPGSLSVLALAADRQAA
- a CDS encoding TIGR04290 family methyltransferase, with protein sequence MLDAKDRPLVKAEIERRVAELGPWFHDLDLAGVRTAPDHFLWRYPENKFKRFRHVIPEDLTGKSVLDIGCNAGFYSFEMKRRGAERVLGIDHDERYLEQARYAASVLGLRDIEFRRAEVWDVGALGERFDLVIFMGVLYHLRHPLLALDLIHEHVARDLLLFQSLQAGAEGMFEPDADYDFFDGKKEFDRAEWPKLHFVEQRYANDPTNWWVPNEAASAGMLRAAGFAILEHPEPEVFLCRRGEGPASGAVYPAKGSAA
- a CDS encoding beta-xylosidase, giving the protein MIEAAMIWNEPNNKSHWDPVIDPDWSRFAEMGKLAARAIREVNPAVKRVLGGISPIDPAFIQRLAGHGLIDELDVIAVHGFPLDWNLWNINEWPRRIDEIQAVVPDHELWVTEVGVGSFGAEEVQEFGVRRTAELLRGKVDRIFWYSLYDLPQAWEATTRHREAEGSSYYRHFYMGLLKEDGTPKLGLKAFKEHGAGLGLMQWFHYEDHRLHDAVAWLKRLGVTKLRTGLSWADRFRPNALDWFDRQMEALADFDTTVTFCFTPEHLGIEPHHTSPPRDPQGFADFCAEMIDRYAPASANARPALAAAE
- a CDS encoding inositol-3-phosphate synthase, translated to MEPNINIAIAGIGNCASSLVQGIAYYQNGGSNEQIGLMHWDLGGYRPKHLKVVAAWDVDSRKVGKDVNEAIFSAPNNTQVFCDHVPPTGARVRMGKRLDGVAPHMADYPPERSFMLAEDAEPSREDVVKVLRDTNAHVLMNYLPVGSQEATEFYAECALEAGVAFVNCIPVFIASDENWAKRFRDANVPIIGDDIKAQLGATIVHRVLTDLFAKRGVRLDRTYQLNTGGNTDFLNMLERSRLKHKKESKTEAVQAVAERRLEDENIHVGPSDYVAWQKDNKVCFLRMEGRMFGNVPMNIELRLSVEDSPNSAGVAIDMIRCAKLALDRGEGGPIEAPAAYFCKHPPVQMTDDEADLATEAFIRGEPKPGRRVH
- a CDS encoding DUF1003 domain-containing protein; amino-acid sequence: MSPSQADESTRPTPTVRPEDGLASALTRNIAALAERRQAEEARAGTDQRVARAITRFAGSMVFVWLHVTLVVGWIAINLGWTPLRPFDPTFVILATFASVEAIFISTFILIAQNRAAEVADRRASLDLQISLLSEHEVTQLIRLVTRIADHLGIEEASDPELAELQRTVAPEAVLERIEEAEEE
- a CDS encoding inositol monophosphatase family protein, with the protein product MELTTFLRHLSATARSVTLGAPVPDADNKAGAGAYDPVTEIDRAAERALRTAIEEAFPQDGIEGEEYGLVRAEAPRRWLLDPVDGTRALICGLPSWTTLVALVEEGEPTAGFIDAPALGELMIGLPGATMLNDRPVRVSGCATLADARLSSTDPYLFAGAEAAAFDRVRRAVRLTRFGYDALAYARLAAGHLDLVVESGLHRHDWAALVPVVRGAGGIIGDWEGGSDFSQGRIVAAASTALYEQAVAQLR
- a CDS encoding ABC transporter ATP-binding protein; the protein is MPGLQLRGVSKSFKGTHVLDAVDLDVAPREFIAFLGPSGSGKTTLLRIIAGLETADAGEVILEDRRIENLAPGDRDVAMVFQSYALYPHMSVRENMAFGLRNAKVPQGEIDALIADAARVLEIEPLLDRKPAQLSGGQRQRVAIGRAIVKKPKLFLLDEPLSNLDAALRLRTRVELAQLRSRVDAGVIMVTHDQAEAMTLADRIVVFNDRRIQQVAAPMDIYLRPANRFVAQFVGSPAMTILPARLADGGEHAAVTLGDGSRIETRVPRADLPNSGTLEIGLRPEHVRVAQGGAGSLAAEVVLVERLGERSLVYAKLSDGAEITAEDAGTSSLKAGDRVSLEVDGASAHLFGPDGTGYHRAAA